From a region of the Mycobacterium sp. SMC-8 genome:
- a CDS encoding SDR family oxidoreductase, with product MDSDARSGSRSRGGADGSNTRDGLNYPKVVLVTGACRFLGGYLTARLAQNPLINHVIAVDAVAPSKDLLRRMGRAEFVRADIRNPFIAKVIRNGEVDTVVHAAAASYAPRAGGRATLKELNVMGAIQLFAACQKAPSVRRVILKSTSEVYGSSSRDPVLFTESSSRRRPPGEGFARDSIDIEGYARGLGRRRPDIAVTILRLANMIGPAMDTALSRYLAGPVVPSVLGHDARLQLLHEQDALGALERATMAGKAGTFNVGASGVIMMSQAIRRAGRLALPVPRSALVAVDSLWRATRNSELDREQVDYLSYGRVMDTTRMRSELGYTPKWTTAEAFDDYVRGRGLTPIVDPRWIHAVENRAVAAAQRWGR from the coding sequence ATGGATTCCGACGCCCGCTCTGGAAGTCGTTCCCGGGGTGGCGCCGACGGCTCGAACACCCGTGACGGTCTGAACTACCCGAAGGTCGTGCTGGTCACCGGCGCCTGCCGGTTCCTAGGCGGGTATCTGACCGCCCGGCTGGCGCAGAACCCCTTGATCAACCATGTGATCGCGGTCGACGCGGTCGCGCCGAGCAAGGATCTGCTGCGCCGGATGGGCCGGGCGGAATTCGTGCGGGCCGACATCCGCAACCCGTTCATCGCCAAGGTCATCCGCAACGGCGAGGTCGACACCGTGGTGCATGCCGCCGCGGCGTCGTACGCGCCGCGGGCGGGTGGTCGCGCGACGCTCAAAGAGCTGAACGTGATGGGTGCGATCCAGTTGTTCGCGGCCTGCCAGAAGGCGCCGTCGGTGCGTCGGGTCATCCTCAAGTCCACCTCCGAGGTGTACGGGTCGAGCTCGAGGGACCCGGTGCTGTTCACCGAGAGCTCCAGCCGCCGCAGGCCACCCGGTGAGGGCTTCGCCCGGGACAGCATCGACATCGAGGGCTACGCCCGCGGGCTGGGCCGGCGCCGACCCGACATCGCGGTGACGATCCTGCGGCTGGCCAACATGATCGGGCCCGCGATGGACACCGCCCTCTCGCGCTACCTGGCCGGCCCGGTGGTGCCGTCGGTGCTCGGCCACGACGCCCGGCTGCAGCTCCTGCACGAGCAGGATGCGCTGGGCGCCCTGGAGCGCGCGACGATGGCCGGCAAGGCCGGCACGTTCAATGTCGGGGCCTCCGGCGTGATCATGATGAGTCAGGCGATCCGGCGGGCCGGGCGTTTGGCGCTGCCCGTCCCACGGTCGGCGTTGGTGGCCGTCGATTCGCTATGGCGGGCCACTCGTAACTCCGAGCTCGATCGGGAGCAGGTCGACTATCTGAGCTACGGGCGCGTCATGGACACCACCCGCATGCGCAGCGAACTCGGGTACACCCCGAAGTGGACGACGGCCGAGGCCTTCGACGACTACGTGCGGGGCCGCGGTCTGACACCGATCGTGGACCCTCGCTGGATACATGCTGTGGAGAATCGTGCGGTTGCGGCGGCGCAGCGCTGGGGGCGGTAA
- a CDS encoding lysophospholipid acyltransferase family protein yields MPGEPKAKVIPLHANSGRSANKRRAAAQRADAARRHPSVLNDPGGRASAEQIAAVVREIDQRRGSSPGAGVADTPNELAQRISAVADFLRKRVTGDYPVDEFGFDPHLTNAIFLPLLRVFFNSWFRVEVSGVENLPETGAVLVVANHAGVLPFDGLMTQVAVRDRHPAHRNLRLLAADLVFDMPMVGEAARKAGHTMACTDDAHRLLAAGELTAVFPEGYKGLGKHFKDRYKLQRFGRGGFVSAALRTKAPIVPCSIVGSEEIYPMMADVKLMARLLGLPYFPVTPLFPLAGPLGVVPLPSKWHIQFGEPIDTTGYDESAADDPMVTFDLTDQVRETIQQTLYQLLANRRNTFFG; encoded by the coding sequence TTGCCGGGCGAGCCTAAAGCGAAAGTCATTCCGCTGCATGCGAATTCAGGTCGCAGTGCGAACAAACGGCGTGCCGCGGCTCAGCGCGCCGACGCGGCTCGTCGACATCCGTCGGTATTGAACGATCCCGGTGGCCGCGCGTCGGCCGAGCAGATCGCCGCGGTGGTCCGCGAGATCGATCAGCGCCGCGGATCCAGCCCGGGCGCCGGTGTCGCCGACACACCCAACGAGCTGGCGCAGCGGATCTCCGCGGTCGCCGATTTCCTGCGCAAGCGGGTGACCGGTGACTATCCCGTCGATGAGTTCGGCTTCGATCCGCACCTCACCAACGCAATCTTTCTGCCTTTGCTGAGAGTGTTCTTCAACTCCTGGTTCCGGGTCGAGGTGAGCGGCGTCGAGAACCTGCCGGAGACGGGTGCGGTACTGGTGGTGGCCAATCACGCCGGGGTGCTGCCGTTCGACGGCCTGATGACCCAGGTCGCCGTCCGCGACCGGCATCCGGCCCATCGCAACCTGCGCCTGCTCGCCGCCGACCTGGTGTTCGACATGCCGATGGTGGGCGAGGCGGCCCGCAAGGCCGGCCACACCATGGCGTGCACCGACGACGCGCACCGGCTGCTGGCCGCCGGGGAGCTGACGGCGGTGTTCCCCGAGGGCTACAAAGGCCTCGGCAAGCACTTCAAGGACCGTTACAAGCTGCAGCGTTTCGGCCGCGGCGGTTTCGTCTCCGCGGCGCTGCGCACCAAGGCGCCGATCGTGCCGTGTTCGATCGTCGGGTCCGAGGAGATTTACCCGATGATGGCCGACGTGAAGTTGATGGCACGCCTGCTGGGCCTGCCGTACTTCCCGGTCACGCCGCTGTTCCCGCTGGCCGGTCCGCTGGGCGTGGTGCCGCTGCCGTCGAAGTGGCACATCCAGTTCGGTGAACCGATTGACACCACCGGCTACGACGAGTCCGCGGCCGACGACCCGATGGTCACGTTCGATCTGACCGACCAGGTTCGCGAGACGATTCAGCAGACGCTGTACCAGCTGCTGGCGAACCGGCGGAACACCTTCTTCGGCTGA
- the proC gene encoding pyrroline-5-carboxylate reductase, translating to MARIAIIGGGSIGEALLAGLLRAGRQVKDLVVAEQNPARAKYLSEKYSVLVTTVSDAVDSATYVVVAVKPGDVQYVIGDIADTAARAESDAAEQVVVSVAAGVSTAFYENRLPAGSPVVRVMPNAPMLVGGGVSAVAPGRFATPEHLKEVSLLFDAVGGVLTVAESQIDAVTAVSGSGPAYFFLMVEALVDAAVDAGLSRPVATDLVVQTMAGSAAMLLEQLDVAAAAAEAAPAAAMNTSPAQLRATVTSPGGTTAAGLRELERGGLRAAVANAVEAAKTRSEQLGITPE from the coding sequence ATGGCCAGAATCGCGATCATCGGCGGCGGCAGCATCGGCGAGGCGCTGCTCGCGGGCTTGCTGCGTGCCGGCAGGCAGGTCAAGGACCTCGTCGTCGCCGAGCAGAACCCCGCCCGGGCGAAGTACCTGTCCGAGAAGTACTCGGTGCTGGTGACGACGGTGTCCGACGCGGTGGACAGCGCGACCTACGTCGTCGTCGCGGTGAAGCCGGGGGATGTGCAGTACGTCATCGGCGACATCGCCGACACCGCGGCCCGCGCGGAAAGCGACGCGGCCGAACAGGTTGTGGTGTCCGTCGCGGCCGGGGTGAGCACCGCGTTCTACGAGAACAGACTGCCCGCCGGTTCGCCGGTGGTACGTGTGATGCCCAACGCCCCGATGTTGGTCGGCGGCGGCGTCAGCGCGGTCGCCCCCGGCCGGTTCGCCACCCCGGAGCACCTCAAGGAGGTTTCGCTGCTGTTCGACGCGGTCGGCGGTGTGCTCACGGTCGCCGAATCCCAGATCGACGCGGTCACCGCGGTGTCGGGCTCCGGGCCCGCCTACTTCTTCCTGATGGTCGAGGCGCTCGTGGATGCCGCCGTAGACGCCGGTCTTTCGCGTCCGGTGGCCACCGACCTGGTGGTGCAGACGATGGCCGGTTCGGCCGCGATGCTCCTCGAGCAACTCGATGTCGCAGCCGCCGCGGCGGAGGCGGCGCCGGCCGCTGCGATGAACACCTCACCGGCCCAGCTGCGGGCCACGGTGACCTCCCCGGGCGGCACCACCGCCGCTGGGCTGCGCGAACTCGAACGGGGCGGGCTGCGGGCCGCGGTGGCCAACGCCGTCGAGGCCGCGAAAACGCGCTCTGAGCAGCTCGGAATTACACCCGAGTAG
- a CDS encoding sugar phosphate isomerase/epimerase produces MRPAIKVGLSTASVYPLKTEAAFEYAAELGYDGVELMVWAETVSQDTAAIEAMSKHYGVPVLSVHAPCLLITQRVWGANPIPKLERSVRAAEQLGAQTVVVHPPFRWQRRYAEGFSDQVAELEASSDVMIAVENMFPFRADRFFGAGQTSIERMRKRGGNPGPGISAFAPSYDPLDGSHAHYTLDLSHTATAGTDAVEMARRMGDGLVHLHLADGSGASTDEHLVPGRGTQPTVEICEMLAASDFVGHVILEVSTSGARTAAEREALLTESLQFARRHLLR; encoded by the coding sequence GTGCGTCCCGCTATCAAGGTCGGTCTGTCGACGGCCTCGGTCTACCCGCTCAAGACCGAGGCCGCTTTCGAGTACGCCGCCGAGCTCGGCTACGACGGCGTCGAGCTGATGGTGTGGGCCGAAACGGTCAGCCAGGACACGGCCGCGATCGAGGCGATGTCGAAGCACTACGGCGTGCCGGTGCTGTCGGTGCACGCGCCGTGTCTGCTGATCACCCAGCGCGTCTGGGGCGCGAACCCGATCCCGAAACTGGAGCGCAGTGTGCGCGCCGCCGAACAGCTGGGCGCCCAGACCGTGGTGGTGCATCCGCCGTTTCGGTGGCAGCGGCGCTACGCGGAAGGATTCAGCGACCAGGTGGCCGAGCTGGAAGCCTCCAGCGACGTGATGATCGCCGTGGAGAACATGTTCCCGTTCCGCGCCGACCGGTTCTTCGGCGCCGGCCAGACCTCGATCGAGCGGATGCGCAAACGCGGAGGCAACCCGGGGCCCGGCATCTCGGCGTTCGCGCCGTCCTACGATCCGCTCGACGGTAGTCATGCGCACTACACGCTGGATCTGTCGCACACCGCCACTGCAGGCACCGACGCCGTAGAGATGGCCCGCCGGATGGGCGACGGTCTGGTGCACCTGCACCTGGCCGACGGCAGTGGCGCGTCCACCGACGAACACCTGGTGCCGGGCCGCGGCACCCAGCCGACCGTGGAGATCTGCGAGATGCTCGCCGCGAGTGACTTCGTGGGCCACGTGATCCTGGAGGTCAGTACCTCCGGCGCGCGCACCGCCGCCGAACGCGAGGCGCTGCTCACCGAGTCGCTGCAGTTCGCGCGGCGGCATCTGCTGCGCTGA
- a CDS encoding helix-turn-helix domain-containing protein, translating to MTSMNGPSSRDSAGGKAARDAGQTSSGDGQQQRAQFLTVAEVASLMRVSKMTVYRLVHNGELPAVRVGRSFRVHAKAVHDMLESSYFDAG from the coding sequence ATGACGTCTATGAACGGGCCATCTTCGCGGGATTCGGCCGGCGGTAAGGCGGCGCGAGACGCCGGACAGACCAGCTCCGGCGACGGGCAGCAGCAGCGTGCCCAGTTCCTCACCGTCGCCGAGGTGGCGAGCCTGATGCGGGTGAGCAAGATGACCGTCTACCGCCTGGTGCACAACGGCGAACTGCCCGCGGTGCGCGTGGGCCGGTCGTTCCGGGTGCACGCCAAGGCAGTCCACGACATGCTGGAAAGCTCGTACTTCGACGCCGGATAG
- a CDS encoding HAD family phosphatase: MSVTGGSEAGAGSRAQKLAGQVSAEVAAEGLARPLEPEAGPPPPPPDLTAAAFFDVDNTLVHGSSLVHFARGLAAREYFTYQDLARFAFAQAKFQLTGRENSDDVAAGRRKALAFIEGRSTAELVALGEDIYDEIIADKIWPGTRALAQMHLDAGQQVWLVTATPYELADTIARRLGLTGALGTVAESIDGVFTGRLVGDILHGTGKAHAVRSLAIREGLNLRRCTAYSDSFNDVPMLSLVGTAVAINPDADLRDLARERGWEIRDFRTARKAARIGVPSALALGAIGGALAAAVSRREAR; the protein is encoded by the coding sequence GTGTCCGTTACCGGGGGATCCGAGGCCGGGGCCGGCAGCCGGGCGCAGAAACTCGCCGGTCAGGTCAGCGCGGAAGTCGCCGCCGAGGGGCTCGCCCGCCCGCTGGAACCGGAGGCCGGCCCGCCGCCGCCACCGCCGGATCTGACCGCGGCCGCGTTCTTCGACGTGGACAACACCCTGGTGCACGGCTCCTCGCTGGTGCACTTCGCGCGCGGCCTGGCCGCCCGTGAGTACTTCACCTATCAGGACCTGGCCCGCTTTGCGTTCGCCCAGGCGAAGTTCCAGCTGACAGGCCGGGAGAACAGCGACGACGTGGCCGCCGGCCGTCGCAAGGCGCTGGCGTTCATCGAGGGACGTTCGACCGCGGAGCTGGTCGCACTGGGCGAGGACATCTACGACGAGATCATCGCCGACAAGATCTGGCCGGGCACCCGGGCGCTGGCGCAGATGCACCTCGACGCCGGCCAGCAGGTGTGGCTGGTGACCGCCACGCCGTACGAGCTGGCCGACACCATCGCCCGCCGGTTGGGGCTGACCGGCGCGTTGGGCACCGTGGCGGAGTCGATCGACGGGGTGTTCACCGGGCGGCTGGTGGGCGATATCCTGCACGGCACCGGCAAGGCGCACGCCGTGCGGTCGCTGGCGATCCGCGAAGGCCTGAACCTGCGTCGATGTACCGCGTACTCGGACAGTTTCAACGACGTGCCGATGCTGTCGCTGGTCGGTACCGCAGTCGCCATCAACCCGGACGCCGACCTGCGCGACCTGGCGCGGGAGCGGGGCTGGGAGATCCGCGATTTCCGCACCGCGCGCAAGGCCGCGCGGATCGGCGTCCCGTCGGCGCTGGCGCTGGGCGCCATCGGCGGCGCGCTGGCGGCCGCGGTGTCCCGCCGCGAAGCCAGGTAG
- a CDS encoding Ppx/GppA phosphatase family protein: MRLGVLDVGSNTVHLLVVDARRGGHPTPMSSTKASLRLAEAIDTSGKLTRRGADRLVGTVDEFARIATSSGCAELMAFATSAVRDATNSEDVLARVRAETGVELRVLSGVDESRLTFLAVRRWYGWSAGRIINIDIGGGSLELSSGVDEEPDVALSLPLGAGRLTREWLPEDPPGRRRVAMLRDWLSNELSEAASAIADAGPPDLAVATSKTFRSLARLTGAAPSGAGPRVKRTLTATGLRQLINFISRMTAADRAELEGVSADRAPQIVAGALVAEASMKALGIESVDICPWALREGLILRKLDSEADGSAFVGGSGESDDSGKPGRASGESASRPMSVRDAGR; encoded by the coding sequence GTGCGACTAGGCGTGCTCGACGTGGGCAGCAACACCGTTCACCTTCTGGTGGTGGATGCCCGCCGCGGTGGCCACCCCACTCCGATGAGTTCCACCAAGGCTTCTCTGCGGTTGGCGGAGGCCATCGACACCTCGGGGAAACTCACCCGCAGGGGCGCCGACAGGCTTGTCGGCACCGTCGACGAGTTCGCGCGGATCGCCACCAGTTCCGGGTGTGCCGAGCTGATGGCGTTCGCCACCTCCGCCGTGCGGGACGCGACGAACTCCGAGGACGTGCTGGCCCGGGTCAGGGCCGAGACCGGCGTGGAGCTCAGAGTGCTCAGCGGCGTCGACGAGTCGCGGCTCACCTTCCTGGCGGTGCGCCGCTGGTACGGCTGGAGCGCCGGTCGGATCATCAACATCGACATCGGCGGCGGGTCGCTGGAGCTGTCCAGCGGGGTGGACGAGGAACCCGACGTCGCGCTGTCGCTGCCGCTGGGTGCGGGGCGGTTGACGCGGGAATGGCTGCCCGAGGATCCGCCGGGCCGGCGCCGGGTGGCGATGCTGCGGGACTGGCTGTCCAACGAGCTGTCCGAGGCGGCGTCGGCGATCGCCGACGCGGGCCCTCCGGACCTCGCGGTGGCCACGTCGAAGACCTTCCGTTCGCTGGCCAGGCTCACCGGTGCCGCGCCGTCGGGGGCCGGTCCGCGGGTCAAACGCACGCTGACCGCCACCGGTCTTCGGCAACTCATAAATTTCATCTCTAGGATGACCGCGGCTGACCGAGCAGAACTGGAAGGGGTGAGTGCCGATCGGGCACCTCAGATCGTCGCGGGCGCGCTGGTGGCGGAGGCGAGCATGAAAGCCCTCGGCATCGAGAGCGTCGATATCTGTCCCTGGGCGTTGCGTGAAGGTCTCATCCTGCGGAAACTCGACAGTGAGGCAGACGGTAGCGCCTTCGTGGGCGGCAGCGGCGAATCGGACGATTCTGGCAAACCAGGCAGAGCGAGCGGAGAATCGGCCTCACGGCCGATGTCGGTGCGCGATGCTGGACGGTGA
- a CDS encoding 30S ribosomal protein bS22 has product MGSVIKKRRKRMSKKKHRKLLRRTRVQRRKLGK; this is encoded by the coding sequence ATGGGTTCTGTCATCAAGAAGCGGCGCAAGCGCATGTCGAAGAAGAAGCACCGCAAGCTGCTTCGTCGCACGCGGGTGCAACGCAGAAAACTCGGCAAGTAG
- a CDS encoding thioesterase family protein, producing the protein MTSSTLFTDAMALTSVADGVYRGELNEHWTIGPKVHGGAMLALCANAARTEFGRAAGSAPRQNAEPDVEPIAVSGSFLWAPDPGPMDLVTTVRKRGRRVSLIDVELNQGDRTALRAAITLGTPEHHVPPLLSVNPVVPLMTPEPPPGLAPIGPGHSMADIVHLAHGCDIRPSLTTFDRRAEGGPRTRGADQQMPVIEYWVRPKVVAPDVLFALLCGDVSAPVTFGVNRFGWAPTVQLTAYLRARPADGWLRVMCTATQIGQDWFDEDHIVVDCEGRIIVQTRQLAMVPTG; encoded by the coding sequence GTGACGAGTTCGACGCTGTTCACCGACGCCATGGCCCTGACCTCTGTAGCGGACGGGGTGTATCGCGGAGAACTCAACGAGCACTGGACGATCGGGCCCAAGGTGCACGGCGGCGCGATGCTGGCGCTGTGCGCGAATGCCGCACGCACCGAGTTCGGCCGAGCGGCGGGCTCGGCGCCGCGACAGAATGCCGAGCCCGACGTGGAGCCCATCGCGGTGTCGGGCAGCTTCCTGTGGGCGCCCGACCCGGGACCGATGGACCTCGTCACCACCGTGCGCAAGCGCGGCCGCCGGGTCAGCCTGATCGACGTCGAACTCAACCAGGGCGACCGCACGGCCCTGCGCGCGGCGATCACATTGGGCACCCCGGAACACCATGTGCCGCCGCTGCTGTCGGTCAATCCGGTGGTCCCGCTGATGACGCCGGAGCCGCCGCCCGGGCTGGCACCGATCGGCCCCGGCCATTCGATGGCCGACATCGTGCACCTGGCGCACGGGTGCGACATCCGGCCGTCGCTGACGACGTTCGACCGGCGCGCGGAAGGCGGACCGCGTACGCGAGGAGCGGATCAGCAGATGCCGGTGATCGAATACTGGGTGCGCCCCAAGGTGGTTGCACCGGACGTGCTGTTCGCGCTGCTGTGTGGCGACGTGTCGGCTCCGGTGACGTTCGGGGTCAACCGGTTCGGGTGGGCGCCAACGGTTCAGCTCACCGCGTATCTGCGGGCCCGGCCGGCCGACGGCTGGCTGCGCGTGATGTGCACCGCCACGCAGATCGGTCAAGACTGGTTCGACGAGGACCACATCGTGGTCGACTGTGAGGGGCGCATCATCGTGCAGACGCGGCAGCTGGCGATGGTGCCGACCGGTTGA
- a CDS encoding glutaredoxin family protein: protein MDRQVELLTRQGCPMCAAAAARLHELAAELGFVLTVTDVDVAAAAGERGLRAEYGDRLPVVLLDGAEHSYWEIDEPRLREDLAR from the coding sequence GTGGATCGACAGGTGGAGTTGCTCACACGCCAGGGCTGCCCGATGTGCGCGGCCGCCGCGGCGCGGCTGCATGAGCTCGCCGCCGAGCTCGGCTTCGTGCTGACCGTGACGGACGTCGACGTCGCGGCCGCGGCCGGCGAGCGCGGCCTGCGCGCCGAATACGGCGACCGGCTTCCGGTCGTGCTGCTCGACGGGGCCGAGCACAGCTACTGGGAGATCGACGAGCCGAGGCTGCGCGAGGACCTCGCGCGCTGA
- a CDS encoding MaoC family dehydratase N-terminal domain-containing protein, producing MAIAEEIIGTHYRYPDYFQVDREKIREFARAVKDEHPAHHDEEAAREHGYDALIASLTFLAVAGRRVQQEIFNQFDLPINMERVLHRDQKLIFHRPILAGDKLWFDSYLDSVTESHGAVLTEIRGEVTDDNGERVITSIVTVMGEAKSDTEADELTAQIAAKRDAAALSKFVAGQSPRAD from the coding sequence ATGGCTATCGCTGAAGAGATCATCGGCACCCACTACCGGTATCCCGACTACTTCCAGGTTGACCGCGAGAAGATCCGCGAGTTCGCCCGCGCCGTCAAGGACGAGCACCCGGCCCACCACGACGAAGAGGCGGCCAGGGAGCACGGCTACGACGCACTGATCGCGTCGCTGACCTTCCTGGCGGTGGCCGGCAGGCGGGTGCAGCAGGAGATTTTCAATCAGTTCGACCTGCCGATCAACATGGAGCGGGTCCTGCACCGCGACCAGAAGCTGATCTTCCACCGCCCGATCCTGGCCGGGGACAAGCTGTGGTTCGACTCCTACCTGGACTCGGTGACCGAGTCGCACGGTGCCGTGCTGACCGAGATCCGCGGCGAGGTCACCGACGACAACGGCGAACGGGTGATCACCAGCATCGTCACCGTGATGGGTGAGGCGAAGTCGGACACCGAGGCCGACGAGTTGACCGCCCAGATCGCGGCGAAGCGGGACGCGGCGGCACTGTCGAAGTTCGTTGCCGGGCAAAGCCCGAGAGCGGACTGA